A stretch of the Elephas maximus indicus isolate mEleMax1 chromosome 3, mEleMax1 primary haplotype, whole genome shotgun sequence genome encodes the following:
- the LOC126071489 gene encoding uncharacterized protein LOC126071489, whose product MARKCESISECCASTFGASECNCATDCVVVTGVVYLHPWPTLLCGCASQEGADLRPPAGSGPASPVSRPFHPSLLLPGLATDSPCNYAGPGRRGESSADPAVEKPGVGASRAGLHPPRGSGRRRRRQQKGLPLSDPTCRPTPPLPLLHPRPQPAQASLLSVLPTATYHRKDVWRRWLSAPPPPRQTSVLSGGSCLRCLSVCLLPVWEIPPMSTFWEFLGNRVNPLTALAEALPLEGGAARQWAYCPT is encoded by the exons ATGGCGCGCAAGTGTGAAAGTATTT CCGAATGCTGTGCGTCTACGTTTGGTGCTTCTGAGTGTAATTGTGCCACTGACTGTGTGGTTGTCACGGGTGTTGTGTATCTGCACCCCTGGCCGACCCTTCTCTGCGGCTGCGCATCGCAGGAGGGCGCGGACCTGAGGCCCCCTGCCGGCTCGGGCCCAGCTTCACCAGTTTCCAGGCCGTTTCATCCTTCTCTTTTACTGCCAGGCCTGGCGACAGACAGCCCCTGTAATTACGCGGGGCCCGGACGCCGCGGCGAGTCCAGCGCCGATCCTGCCGTGGAGAAGCCAGGGGTGGGGGCGAGCCGGGCCGGCCTCCACCCTCCGCGGGGCTCAGGCCGCAGGAG AAGGAGACAACAGAAGGGACTTCCACTCTCAGACCCGACCTGCAGACCAACTCCGCCCCTGCCCCTTCTCCACCCGCGCCCTCAGCCTGCTCAGGCGAGTCTCCTCTCGGTTCTGCCTACGGCGACCTATCACCGCAAGGATGTGTGGCGGCGTTGGCTTTCGGCACCGCCACCCCCCAGGCAAACATCTGTGCTCAGTGGCGGGAGCTGTCTGAGGTGTCTGTCCGTCTGTCTTCTGCCTGTCTGGGAAATTCCACCCATGAGTACTTTCTGGGAATTCCTGGGGAACAGGGTTAACCCTTTAACTGCCCTGGCGGAGGCCCTGCCGCTGGAGGGAGGTGCTGCCCGCCAGTGGGCTTACTGCCCGACTTAG
- the EFNA1 gene encoding ephrin-A1: MEFFWAPLLGLCCSLAAADRHTVFWNSSNPKFWNDDYTVHVQLNDYLDIICPHYEDDSVAVAAMEQYTLYLVEGEEYQLCQPKSKDQVRWQCTQPRARHGPEKLSEKFQRFTPFTLGKEFKEGHSYYYISKPIHHEGDQCLRLKVIVNGKTTNSPQAHANPQEKRLPADDPEVQVLHSIGDSAAPRLFPLVWAVLLLPLLLLQTP, translated from the exons ATGGAGTTTTTCTGGGCCCCTCTCTTAGGTCTGTGCTGCAGTCTGGCCGCTGCGGATCGCCACACGGTCTTCTGGAACAGTTCAAACCCCAA GTTCTGGAATGATGACTACACAGTCCATGTACAGCTGAATGACTACCTGGACATCATCTGTCCGCATTATGAGGACGACTCTGTGGCAGTTGCTGCCATGGAGCAGTACACGCTCTACTTGGTGGAGGGTGAGGAATACCAGCTATGCCAGCCCAAATCCAAGGACCAGGTCCGCTGGCAGTGCACCCAGCCCAGGGCCAGGCATGGCCCAGAGAAGCTGTCTGAGAAGTTCCAGCGCTTCACACCCTTCACTCTGGGCAAGGAGTTCAAAGAAGGACATAGCTACTATTACATCT CTAAGCCCATCCACCACGAAGGAGACCAGTGCTTGAGGTTAAAGGTGATCGTCAACGGCAAAACCA CTAATAGTCCTCAGGCCCATGCCAATCCACAGGAGAAGAGACTTCCAGCAG ATGACCCGGAAGTGCAGGTTCTACATAGCATCGGTGACAGTGCTGCACCCCGCCTCTTTCCACTTGTCTGGGCTGTGCTGCTCCTGCCACTTCTGCTGCTGCAAACCCCGTGA